DNA sequence from the Chitinophaga flava genome:
TATGCCAGCACACCGATAGATGCCCAATACCTGCAATTTGTAAACAGCCAGCTACAGCAATATGAAATGGGGATCATCCGTCTGAATCCTGGCATAGACAATTATATCCTGGCCTGTATTCCACTTCGTGAACTGACAGCTATCACGGAGAAGATGTTATTATTTAAGATCCAGACAGATTACCTCATCTAAAATTTTTTATCTCAGAGCACCAGCTGCTGATGCAGCCTTTGCAAGGTGGCTGCTGCGTCTGTACACAGGCCGCCATGTGTTTTGGAGGTTTGTATAATGGTGCTTCTGGTAGCAGTCAGCCAGCGGAAACGGGAGGCCAGGTCCAGCATACCGATAGGGCCACCCTGAGGGCCGCCTGCACATATTTTTTCAATAGCACAGAGATAAGCCTGTACTTCCGGGATATTGATATCGGGAAATAATGCACGCAACCGTGTCTCACAGAGGTGATAGCTTGCCTGCAGGAATTTTTGTTTTTT
Encoded proteins:
- a CDS encoding DUF3037 domain-containing protein, with product MQENHLYEYAVIRVVPRVEREEFLNVGVMLYCKKQKFLQASYHLCETRLRALFPDINIPEVQAYLCAIEKICAGGPQGGPIGMLDLASRFRWLTATRSTIIQTSKTHGGLCTDAAATLQRLHQQLVL